Proteins encoded in a region of the Streptomyces sp. NBC_00310 genome:
- a CDS encoding CGNR zinc finger domain-containing protein: protein MSGIRLRSYSGNVYRFDPGALCLEFLVTGGPGALTRHEVLHTPDDLVRWADQSRLTPTPPALHFTDDDVAYARRLRDALARTVVSRVCGGGLPELGIAPADTADVDLLNEAAAHPPLAPAIGADGTRGWAAGPATGAQLLSTVARDAVELLTGPYAQRIRMCAGDRCYLLYVDTSRPGRRRWCSMEHCGNRHKVRAHRVRRSGVDPVE, encoded by the coding sequence GTGTCGGGCATCCGCCTGCGGTCCTACTCCGGGAACGTCTACCGGTTCGATCCGGGCGCCCTCTGCCTGGAGTTCCTCGTCACCGGCGGCCCCGGCGCCCTGACCCGCCACGAGGTGCTGCACACCCCCGATGACCTGGTCCGATGGGCCGATCAGTCCCGGCTCACCCCCACACCCCCCGCCCTCCACTTCACCGACGACGACGTGGCGTACGCCCGCCGGCTGCGCGACGCGCTGGCCCGTACGGTCGTCTCCCGTGTCTGCGGCGGCGGGCTCCCCGAGCTGGGCATAGCCCCGGCGGACACCGCCGACGTCGACCTCCTGAACGAAGCCGCCGCCCACCCGCCGCTCGCCCCCGCCATCGGCGCGGACGGCACCCGGGGCTGGGCCGCCGGGCCGGCGACCGGCGCGCAGCTCCTCTCCACCGTCGCCCGCGACGCCGTCGAGCTCCTCACCGGGCCGTACGCGCAACGGATCCGCATGTGCGCCGGCGACCGCTGCTACCTCCTCTACGTCGACACCTCCCGGCCCGGCCGCCGCCGCTGGTGCTCGATGGAGCACTGCGGCAACCGCCACAAGGTCCGCGCCCACCGCGTGCGCCGCTCCGGGGTCGACCCGGTCGAGTAG
- a CDS encoding metal ABC transporter permease, whose translation MDILNYAFMQRALLAAVLVGITAPAIGIYLVQRRQALMGDGIGHVAMTGVGLGFMLSWSPVWMATLVAVLGSVLMELIRWYGRTRGDIALAMLFYGGMAGGVMLINLAPGGTNANLMSFLFGSLSTVSQQDITAICVLAAFVIVMTLALRRQLFAVSQDEEFARVTGLPVRALNLLTAVTAAVTVTVAMRVVGLLLVSALMVVPVAAAQQLTRSFAATFAVAVALGVSVTIGGTVTSYYQDVPPGATIVLLAIAAFMVLTALATPLARRRAKALEAAAGDPAECVIPGAREAAGAGGARDTVPAGRGSSEASTG comes from the coding sequence ATGGACATCCTCAACTACGCCTTCATGCAGCGGGCCCTGCTCGCCGCCGTCCTCGTCGGCATCACCGCCCCCGCGATCGGCATCTACCTCGTCCAGCGCCGCCAGGCCCTCATGGGCGACGGCATCGGCCACGTCGCGATGACCGGCGTGGGCCTCGGTTTCATGCTCTCGTGGTCCCCGGTGTGGATGGCGACGCTGGTGGCCGTGCTGGGTTCGGTCCTGATGGAGCTGATCCGCTGGTACGGCAGGACACGCGGCGACATCGCCCTCGCCATGCTCTTCTACGGCGGCATGGCGGGCGGTGTGATGCTCATCAACCTCGCGCCCGGCGGCACCAACGCCAACCTGATGTCGTTCCTCTTCGGCTCGCTCTCGACCGTGTCCCAGCAGGACATCACCGCGATCTGCGTCCTGGCCGCGTTCGTGATCGTGATGACGCTGGCCCTGCGGCGGCAGCTCTTCGCGGTCAGCCAGGACGAGGAGTTCGCCCGGGTCACCGGCCTGCCGGTGCGCGCGCTGAACCTGCTGACGGCGGTCACGGCGGCGGTGACCGTGACCGTCGCCATGCGCGTCGTCGGGCTGCTGCTGGTGTCCGCGCTGATGGTCGTCCCCGTCGCCGCCGCGCAGCAGCTCACCCGCAGTTTCGCGGCCACCTTCGCGGTCGCCGTCGCCCTCGGGGTCTCCGTGACCATCGGCGGCACGGTCACCTCGTACTACCAGGACGTGCCGCCCGGCGCGACGATCGTGCTGCTCGCCATCGCCGCCTTCATGGTGCTCACGGCGCTGGCGACACCGCTGGCCAGGCGGCGGGCCAAGGCCCTGGAAGCAGCCGCCGGCGACCCGGCGGAGTGTGTGATCCCGGGGGCCCGTGAGGCCGCCGGGGCGGGGGGCGCCAGGGACACGGTTCCGGCCGGCAGGGGCTCCTCCGAGGCGTCCACGGGCTGA
- a CDS encoding metal ABC transporter substrate-binding protein — MNVVRRRVLIPAAAIAAAALSLTTLSACSTDSAAAGNTDKFDVVASFYPMAFLAEQIGGTHVNVTSLTEPGQEPHDLEISAQQTAALQESDAVLYLKGLQPSVDDAVSQSELKTKIDAGTLTAMEHHGNEVGGHADEHDEHENEELAGKDPHVWLDPVKYAEIAKGVGAAFEKADPDHASTYKTNTEALVEKLGALNDQFENGLKNTDTKVFITTHAAFGYLAERYGLTEEAISGLDPESEPSAARVKALEKMAKADGVTTVFYETLVSDKTAKTIAADSNLKTDVLDPIEGITEKSRGKDYFSVQEANLTALRSALGAK, encoded by the coding sequence ATGAACGTAGTACGACGACGAGTCCTGATACCCGCGGCCGCGATCGCGGCCGCCGCCCTGAGCCTCACCACTCTCTCGGCCTGCTCCACCGACAGTGCCGCCGCAGGCAACACGGACAAGTTCGACGTCGTCGCGTCGTTCTACCCGATGGCCTTCCTCGCCGAGCAGATCGGCGGGACACACGTGAACGTCACCAGTCTGACCGAACCCGGCCAGGAACCGCACGACCTGGAGATCAGCGCCCAGCAGACGGCCGCGCTCCAGGAGTCGGACGCCGTGCTCTACCTCAAGGGCCTGCAGCCCTCCGTCGACGACGCGGTCTCGCAGTCCGAGCTCAAGACGAAGATCGACGCCGGCACGCTGACCGCCATGGAGCACCACGGCAACGAGGTCGGCGGCCACGCGGACGAGCACGACGAGCACGAGAACGAGGAACTGGCCGGCAAGGACCCCCACGTCTGGCTCGACCCCGTGAAGTACGCCGAGATCGCCAAGGGCGTCGGCGCCGCCTTCGAGAAGGCCGACCCGGACCACGCCTCGACGTACAAGACCAACACCGAGGCCCTGGTCGAGAAGCTGGGCGCGCTGAACGACCAGTTCGAGAACGGTCTGAAGAACACCGACACCAAGGTCTTCATCACGACCCACGCAGCCTTCGGTTACCTCGCCGAGCGTTACGGCCTCACCGAGGAGGCCATCTCCGGCCTCGACCCCGAGTCCGAGCCGAGTGCCGCCCGGGTCAAGGCACTTGAGAAGATGGCGAAGGCCGACGGCGTGACCACCGTGTTCTACGAGACACTGGTCAGCGACAAGACCGCGAAGACCATCGCCGCCGACTCGAACCTCAAGACGGACGTCCTCGACCCGATCGAGGGCATCACCGAGAAGTCGCGCGGCAAGGACTACTTCTCGGTCCAGGAAGCCAACCTCACGGCGCTCCGGAGCGCTCTGGGAGCCAAGTGA
- a CDS encoding endonuclease/exonuclease/phosphatase family protein: protein MTIRIATFNAENLFRRPLVFGLDDEERRKEILDDFNELVGLLDKEIYQDADKERIAELIVKHDAHDSEPGSERPFFVNQPRGGAKLYTVSPTGSPVIKIVAKGRPKWSGWADLVRGDLSWDAVENTARVIAEVDADILLTVEVEDRLTLDRFNTQVLGGAVGHDPYPFNLLVDGNDSRGIDVGILSRFPITSVRSHIFDPGADGNPVFSRDCPEFEVEVGGEPLWILGNHFKSKGFGRASENDKRRKAQAKRVGEIYEAALERSSRVVVAGDLNDFLASPPVKLLLDAGLREAMTHESYGTQPPGTHGTGKRDEQKLDYLMFSPELWDRVTNVGVERRGIWAPRTFPSFATVTSKANQASDHAALFADLRI from the coding sequence ATGACCATCCGCATCGCCACCTTCAACGCCGAGAACCTCTTCCGCCGGCCCCTGGTGTTCGGCCTCGACGACGAGGAGCGCCGCAAGGAGATCCTGGACGACTTCAACGAACTGGTCGGTCTCCTCGACAAGGAGATCTACCAGGACGCGGACAAGGAGCGGATCGCCGAGCTGATCGTGAAGCACGACGCGCACGACTCGGAGCCCGGCAGCGAACGGCCGTTCTTCGTCAACCAGCCCCGAGGCGGCGCCAAGCTCTACACGGTCTCCCCGACGGGCAGTCCCGTCATCAAGATCGTCGCCAAGGGGCGCCCGAAGTGGTCCGGTTGGGCCGACCTGGTGCGGGGCGACCTCAGCTGGGACGCGGTGGAGAACACCGCCCGGGTGATAGCGGAGGTGGACGCGGACATCCTGCTCACGGTCGAGGTGGAGGACCGCCTCACCCTGGACCGTTTCAACACCCAGGTGCTGGGCGGCGCGGTGGGCCACGACCCGTACCCGTTCAACCTGCTCGTCGACGGCAACGACAGCCGGGGCATCGACGTCGGCATCCTCAGCCGGTTCCCGATCACGTCCGTGCGGTCGCACATCTTCGATCCCGGCGCCGACGGCAACCCGGTCTTCAGCCGGGACTGCCCCGAGTTCGAGGTGGAGGTCGGCGGAGAGCCCCTGTGGATCCTCGGCAACCACTTCAAGAGCAAGGGCTTCGGCCGCGCCTCCGAGAACGACAAACGCCGCAAGGCCCAGGCCAAGAGGGTCGGGGAGATCTACGAGGCCGCCCTCGAACGCTCCTCGCGGGTCGTGGTGGCCGGCGACCTCAACGACTTCCTCGCCAGTCCCCCCGTCAAGCTGCTCCTCGACGCCGGCCTGCGCGAGGCCATGACCCACGAGAGCTACGGCACCCAGCCTCCGGGCACCCACGGCACCGGCAAGCGGGACGAGCAGAAGCTCGACTACCTCATGTTCAGCCCGGAGTTGTGGGACCGGGTGACGAACGTGGGCGTGGAGCGCCGGGGCATCTGGGCCCCGAGAACCTTCCCGTCCTTCGCCACGGTCACGTCCAAGGCGAACCAGGCCTCCGACCACGCGGCCCTGTTCGCGGACCTGCGCATCTGA
- a CDS encoding glycine--tRNA ligase has translation MAADKIDTIVSLSKRRGFVFPCSEIYGGQRAAWDYGPLGVELKENIKRQWWRYMVTSREDVVGIDSSVILASEVWVASGHVATFSDPLTECTSCHKRFRADHLEEAYEAKKGRLPENGLADVNCPNCGTKGQFTEPKQFSGLLSTHLGPTQDTGSIAYLRPETAQGIFTNFAQVQTTSRRKPPFGIAQMGKSFRNEITPGNFIFRTREFEQMEMEFFVKPGEDEKWQEYWMQERWNWYTGLGLREENMRWYDHPQEKLSHYSKRTADIEYRFQFGGNEWGELEGVANRTDYDLSAHSKASGQDLSFYDQEASERYVPYVIEPAAGVGRTMLAFLLDAYTEDEAPNAKGKLEKRTVLRLDHRLAPVKVAVLPLSRNPELSPKAKGLAAALRQNWNIDFDDAGAIGRRYRRQDEIGTPYCVTVDFDTLDDNAVTVRERDSMKQERVSLDQIEGYLAARLIGA, from the coding sequence GTGGCCGCCGACAAGATCGACACCATCGTCAGCCTGAGCAAGCGCCGTGGCTTCGTATTCCCGTGCAGCGAGATCTACGGCGGCCAGCGTGCCGCCTGGGACTACGGACCGCTGGGTGTCGAGCTCAAGGAGAACATCAAGCGTCAGTGGTGGCGCTACATGGTGACGTCGCGCGAGGACGTGGTCGGTATCGACTCGTCCGTCATCCTGGCCTCCGAGGTCTGGGTCGCCTCCGGTCACGTCGCCACCTTCTCCGACCCGCTCACCGAGTGCACCTCCTGCCACAAGCGGTTCCGCGCGGACCACCTGGAAGAGGCGTACGAGGCGAAGAAGGGCCGCCTGCCGGAGAACGGCCTCGCGGACGTCAACTGCCCCAACTGCGGCACCAAGGGCCAGTTCACCGAGCCCAAGCAGTTCTCGGGTCTGCTCTCCACCCACCTCGGCCCCACGCAGGACACCGGCTCCATCGCCTACCTGCGCCCCGAGACCGCCCAGGGCATCTTCACCAACTTCGCCCAGGTGCAGACCACCTCGCGCCGCAAGCCCCCGTTCGGCATCGCCCAGATGGGCAAGTCCTTCCGCAACGAGATCACGCCCGGCAACTTCATCTTCCGCACCCGCGAGTTCGAGCAGATGGAGATGGAGTTCTTCGTCAAGCCGGGCGAGGACGAGAAGTGGCAGGAGTACTGGATGCAGGAGCGGTGGAACTGGTACACCGGCCTGGGTCTGCGCGAGGAGAACATGCGCTGGTACGACCACCCGCAGGAGAAGCTCTCCCACTACTCCAAGCGCACCGCCGACATCGAGTACCGCTTCCAGTTCGGCGGCAACGAGTGGGGTGAGCTGGAGGGCGTCGCCAACCGCACCGACTACGACCTCTCCGCCCACTCCAAGGCCTCCGGCCAGGACCTGTCGTTCTACGACCAGGAGGCGAGCGAGCGGTACGTGCCGTACGTCATCGAGCCCGCCGCCGGTGTCGGCCGCACCATGCTGGCCTTCCTCCTCGACGCGTACACCGAGGACGAGGCGCCGAACGCCAAGGGCAAGCTGGAGAAGCGGACGGTGCTGCGCCTCGACCACCGCCTCGCCCCGGTGAAGGTGGCGGTCCTTCCGCTGTCCCGCAACCCCGAGCTGTCCCCCAAGGCGAAGGGGCTCGCGGCGGCGCTGCGGCAGAACTGGAACATCGACTTCGACGACGCGGGTGCGATCGGGCGCCGTTACCGTCGCCAGGACGAGATCGGTACGCCGTACTGCGTGACCGTCGACTTCGACACGCTCGACGACAACGCGGTGACGGTGCGTGAGCGGGACTCGATGAAGCAGGAGCGGGTCTCGTTGGACCAGATCGAGGGTTACCTCGCGGCTCGCCTCATCGGCGCGTGA
- a CDS encoding YcxB family protein, whose product MAEAGGENVELVYRAAVGDFREAVRASTRASAVGRWGQGLLLFSAGAGALVTIVALASGRTPDAQVLVMPVAAVVGLVLPPRLQARLLHRRAAARGLHRTVLDLWGVTVRHDHGIDRPARWSQVSRYAETPRTFVLLTGAHAPRLTVLPKRGLMDPADADRLRAVLDREGLTRL is encoded by the coding sequence TTGGCCGAGGCCGGTGGGGAGAACGTCGAGCTGGTGTACCGGGCGGCGGTCGGGGACTTCCGTGAGGCGGTCCGCGCGTCCACGCGCGCCTCGGCCGTCGGCCGGTGGGGGCAGGGGCTGCTGCTGTTCTCCGCCGGGGCGGGCGCGCTCGTGACGATCGTGGCGCTGGCGTCGGGCCGTACGCCTGACGCCCAGGTCCTCGTGATGCCGGTGGCGGCGGTCGTCGGACTCGTCCTGCCGCCCCGGCTCCAGGCCCGCCTGCTGCACCGGCGGGCGGCGGCCCGAGGACTGCACCGCACCGTGCTGGACCTGTGGGGCGTGACCGTCCGGCACGACCACGGCATCGACCGTCCGGCCCGCTGGTCACAGGTGTCCCGGTACGCGGAGACCCCGCGCACCTTCGTTCTCCTCACCGGCGCCCACGCGCCCCGCCTCACCGTGCTGCCGAAGCGGGGCCTCATGGACCCCGCCGACGCCGACCGGCTCCGCGCCGTCCTCGACCGCGAAGGCCTGACCCGGCTGTAG
- a CDS encoding metal ABC transporter ATP-binding protein, with product MSEPVIALRGVRAELGSRTVLRGIDLTVHRGEVVALLGANGSGKSTAVRTVIGQVPASHGEIELFGTPRRRFRDWRRLGYVPQRTTAAGGVPATVTEIVASGRLSRTRLGILRRSDHEAIRRALDMVGMADRAKDSVNALSGGQHQRVLIARALASEPELLIMDEPMAGVDLASQEVLAATLREQVAKGTTVLLVLHELGPLEPLIDRAVVLRDGCVAHDGPPPKAVGQHALPGHDHVHPHAAPGTEPVRTGLLS from the coding sequence ATGAGCGAGCCCGTCATCGCGTTGCGCGGTGTCCGCGCCGAACTGGGCTCGCGCACGGTCCTGCGCGGCATCGACCTCACCGTGCACCGCGGTGAGGTCGTCGCGCTGCTCGGCGCGAACGGCTCCGGCAAGTCCACCGCCGTACGCACGGTGATCGGACAGGTACCGGCCAGTCACGGCGAGATCGAGCTGTTCGGCACCCCGCGGCGCCGCTTCCGCGACTGGCGGCGCCTCGGGTACGTGCCGCAGCGCACCACGGCGGCGGGCGGTGTCCCGGCGACGGTGACGGAGATCGTGGCCTCGGGCCGCCTCTCCCGCACCCGCCTCGGCATCCTCCGCAGGTCCGACCACGAGGCGATCCGCCGGGCCCTGGACATGGTCGGCATGGCGGACCGCGCCAAGGACTCGGTGAACGCCCTCTCCGGCGGCCAGCACCAGCGCGTCCTCATCGCCCGTGCCCTCGCCTCCGAACCCGAGCTGCTGATCATGGACGAGCCGATGGCGGGCGTCGACCTGGCCAGCCAGGAGGTGCTGGCCGCGACCCTGCGCGAGCAGGTCGCCAAGGGCACGACGGTGCTGCTGGTCCTCCACGAACTGGGCCCGCTGGAGCCGCTGATCGACCGCGCGGTGGTGCTGCGCGACGGCTGCGTCGCCCACGACGGCCCGCCCCCGAAGGCGGTCGGCCAGCACGCGCTGCCCGGCCACGACCACGTACACCCGCACGCGGCGCCGGGCACCGAGCCCGTCCGTACGGGCCTGCTGAGCTGA
- a CDS encoding aldo/keto reductase, translated as MTTTMQTRTLGSTGPQVSALGLGCMGMSALYGDADRAESIATIHAALEAGVTLLDTGDFYAMGHNELLIGEALRAAPAARREQALTSVKFGALRDPDGGWSGYDGRPAAVRNFAAYSLQRLGTDHIDVYRIARVDPDVPIEETVGAIAELVEKGYVRHIGLSEVGAETIRRAAATAPIADLQIEYSLISRGIEEEILPTTRELGIAVTAYGVLSRGLISGHFARDRRLAANDFRAFSPRFQGDNLQRNLDLVEALRKVAEQKGVSVAQIAIAWVLSQGPRHDTTVVPLVGARRRDRLAEALGALEVTLDAADLAAIEDAVPADAAAGDRYPAAQMAHLDSER; from the coding sequence ATGACGACCACGATGCAGACCCGCACCCTCGGATCCACCGGCCCCCAGGTCTCCGCCCTCGGCCTCGGCTGCATGGGCATGTCCGCGCTGTACGGCGACGCCGACCGGGCCGAGTCCATCGCGACGATCCACGCGGCCCTCGAAGCCGGCGTGACCCTGCTCGACACCGGCGACTTCTACGCGATGGGCCACAACGAACTGCTGATCGGCGAGGCCCTGCGCGCCGCGCCCGCCGCCCGCCGGGAGCAGGCGCTGACCAGCGTCAAGTTCGGGGCGCTGCGTGACCCGGACGGAGGCTGGTCCGGGTACGACGGCCGCCCGGCGGCGGTGCGGAACTTCGCCGCGTACTCCCTCCAGCGCCTGGGCACGGACCACATCGACGTGTACCGGATCGCGCGGGTCGACCCCGACGTGCCGATCGAGGAGACGGTCGGCGCGATCGCGGAACTGGTGGAGAAGGGCTATGTCCGCCACATCGGCCTGAGCGAGGTGGGCGCGGAGACGATCCGTCGCGCGGCCGCCACGGCCCCGATCGCGGACCTCCAGATCGAGTACTCGCTGATCTCACGCGGCATCGAGGAGGAGATCCTGCCGACGACGCGCGAGCTGGGCATCGCGGTCACGGCGTACGGGGTTCTCTCGCGAGGCCTGATCTCCGGGCACTTCGCCCGTGACCGCCGGCTGGCGGCCAACGACTTCCGGGCGTTCTCGCCCCGCTTCCAGGGGGACAACCTCCAGCGGAACCTGGACCTGGTGGAGGCGCTGCGGAAGGTCGCCGAGCAGAAGGGGGTGTCGGTCGCGCAGATCGCGATCGCCTGGGTGCTGTCGCAGGGGCCGCGCCACGACACGACCGTCGTCCCGCTCGTCGGGGCCCGTCGCCGGGACCGGTTGGCCGAGGCGCTGGGCGCGCTGGAGGTGACCCTGGACGCGGCCGACCTCGCGGCGATCGAGGACGCCGTACCGGCCGACGCGGCGGCGGGCGACCGGTACCCCGCGGCCCAGATGGCACACCTCGACAGCGAGCGCTGA
- a CDS encoding SUKH-3 domain-containing protein — translation MGSRSWTPKVREALTAAGWAPGRKVDTGAWRTLFAEAGLVMHEAAESFLAEFGGLYVSVHGPGISVARTPFEFDPELLVGEEGRFEEWGEEIGRHLFPLGELDEGRHFLGIDEFGEIYLVEMWVGSFGRMPEAMENLVLGVKPRRLTG, via the coding sequence GTGGGGAGTCGGAGTTGGACGCCGAAGGTGCGCGAGGCGCTGACGGCTGCCGGCTGGGCACCGGGCAGGAAGGTCGACACCGGGGCCTGGCGGACGCTGTTCGCGGAAGCGGGGCTGGTCATGCACGAGGCCGCCGAGAGTTTCCTCGCGGAGTTCGGCGGGCTGTACGTGAGCGTGCACGGCCCCGGGATCAGTGTCGCCCGGACTCCCTTCGAGTTCGATCCCGAGCTGCTGGTCGGTGAGGAGGGCCGGTTCGAGGAGTGGGGCGAGGAGATCGGGCGTCACCTCTTTCCCCTGGGCGAGCTGGACGAGGGGCGGCACTTCCTCGGCATCGACGAGTTCGGCGAGATCTATCTCGTCGAGATGTGGGTGGGCAGTTTCGGCCGGATGCCGGAGGCCATGGAGAACCTGGTCCTCGGGGTCAAGCCGCGCCGCCTCACCGGCTGA
- a CDS encoding VOC family protein: MTAALNWKLVIDTRDAQPLADFWAAALGYVVEDPSTLISHLLSTGDLPQAAVTEHHGHHVFRGYAAVRHPDDPYDPFTGIGKGRRLLFQDVPEPKTAKNRLHIDIHSGPDGLEALTARLETLGATRVEEFDRGPAGHWWVMRDPEGNEFCAA; encoded by the coding sequence ATGACTGCCGCACTGAACTGGAAACTGGTCATCGACACGCGGGACGCCCAACCCCTGGCCGACTTCTGGGCCGCGGCGCTCGGCTACGTGGTGGAGGACCCGAGCACCCTGATCAGCCACCTCCTCTCCACGGGCGACCTCCCCCAGGCCGCCGTCACCGAGCACCACGGCCACCACGTCTTCCGCGGCTACGCCGCCGTCCGCCACCCCGACGACCCGTACGACCCCTTCACCGGCATCGGCAAGGGCCGCCGCCTCCTCTTCCAGGACGTCCCCGAACCCAAGACGGCCAAGAACCGCCTCCACATCGACATCCACTCCGGCCCCGACGGCCTGGAGGCTCTCACGGCCCGCCTGGAGACCCTGGGCGCCACCCGCGTCGAGGAGTTCGACAGGGGCCCGGCGGGGCATTGGTGGGTGATGCGGGACCCGGAGGGCAACGAGTTCTGCGCGGCGTAG
- a CDS encoding TetR family transcriptional regulator, producing the protein MSPTSEPLTAERILEATEDVLRRHGPAKATVVDVARALGVSHGSVYRHFRTKAVLREAVTKRWLDRTTATLTAIAAEDRDPEARLRAWLAALFEAKRRKAGDDPELFATYQVLAEENGEAVGAHIADLTGQLARIVQSGVDARTFTSTAPAPAARAVFHATARFHDPSYAPVWRQPDIEAQFEAVVELVMRGLRA; encoded by the coding sequence ATGTCACCGACCTCCGAGCCCCTGACCGCCGAGCGCATCCTCGAAGCGACCGAGGACGTCCTGCGCCGCCACGGGCCCGCCAAGGCCACCGTGGTCGACGTGGCCCGCGCGCTCGGTGTCAGCCATGGGAGCGTCTACCGGCACTTCCGCACGAAGGCGGTGCTGCGGGAGGCGGTGACCAAGCGCTGGCTGGACCGTACGACGGCGACCCTGACCGCCATCGCCGCCGAGGACCGCGACCCGGAGGCACGGCTGCGCGCCTGGCTCGCCGCCCTCTTCGAGGCCAAGCGCCGCAAGGCCGGCGACGACCCCGAGCTGTTCGCCACGTACCAGGTCCTGGCGGAGGAGAACGGCGAGGCCGTGGGCGCCCACATCGCCGACCTGACCGGCCAGTTGGCCCGGATCGTCCAGTCCGGCGTCGACGCCCGCACCTTCACCTCCACCGCCCCGGCCCCGGCTGCCCGAGCCGTCTTCCACGCCACCGCCCGCTTCCACGACCCCTCCTACGCCCCCGTCTGGCGACAGCCGGACATCGAGGCCCAGTTCGAGGCGGTCGTGGAGTTGGTGATGCGGGGGCTGCGGGCCTGA
- a CDS encoding Fur family transcriptional regulator — translation MTTAGPVRGRSTRQRTAVAAALDEVDEFRSAQELHDMLKHKGDSVGLTTVYRTLQSLADAGEVDVLRTSDGEAVYRRCSTGEHHHHLVCRVCGKAEEVEGPAVEKWADAIAAEHGFVNVAHTVEIFGTCAECAAKPSA, via the coding sequence GTGACGACCGCTGGACCTGTACGAGGTCGTTCCACCCGGCAGCGGACGGCCGTGGCCGCGGCACTGGACGAGGTCGACGAGTTCCGCAGCGCGCAGGAACTCCACGACATGCTCAAGCACAAGGGCGACTCGGTCGGGCTCACCACCGTGTACCGCACGCTGCAGTCCCTCGCCGACGCGGGTGAGGTCGACGTCCTGCGCACCTCCGACGGCGAGGCCGTGTACCGCCGCTGCTCGACCGGCGAGCACCACCACCACCTCGTCTGCCGGGTCTGCGGCAAGGCCGAGGAGGTGGAGGGACCGGCGGTCGAGAAGTGGGCCGACGCGATCGCCGCGGAACACGGCTTCGTGAACGTCGCCCACACGGTGGAGATCTTCGGCACCTGCGCGGAGTGCGCGGCGAAGCCGTCCGCTTAG
- a CDS encoding DUF4394 domain-containing protein, giving the protein MRKQAIIGVLTMAVAIGTVGAVGSGALGGSPASAGASEGDAAGIGTGVESKGGGLGGGARVPGGLKAIGLTADRRLVVFRVDRPGAAVPLGKVGGLKGDTRLVGIDYRVQNNKLYGVGDKGGIYTLREVGAKATKVSQLTVALQGEAYGVDFNPAANRLRVISDTGQNLRHNLDDPQGAPAAGTTAVDGTLTNPPVPPATAGATAQGVTGAAYTNNDLDATTATTLFDLDTTQDQVSVQSPANAGNLAPTGKLGVDAPPRSGFDIYSSARSGVNAGYAVTGTRVFSINLLTGKASSTGSFGKGRQVVDLAIPLRQG; this is encoded by the coding sequence ATGCGCAAGCAAGCGATCATCGGTGTACTCACGATGGCGGTGGCGATCGGGACGGTCGGCGCGGTCGGCTCCGGGGCCCTGGGTGGATCCCCGGCGTCGGCCGGGGCCTCGGAGGGCGACGCCGCCGGTATCGGAACCGGCGTCGAGTCCAAGGGGGGCGGCCTCGGCGGCGGGGCGCGGGTGCCCGGCGGGCTGAAGGCCATCGGCCTCACCGCGGACCGGCGGCTCGTCGTCTTCCGCGTCGACAGGCCGGGCGCGGCCGTCCCGCTGGGCAAGGTCGGCGGCCTCAAGGGCGACACCAGGCTCGTCGGCATCGACTACCGCGTCCAGAACAACAAGCTGTACGGCGTCGGCGACAAGGGCGGCATCTACACCCTCCGCGAGGTGGGCGCCAAGGCCACCAAGGTCTCCCAGCTCACGGTCGCCCTCCAGGGCGAGGCGTACGGCGTCGACTTCAACCCCGCCGCCAACCGCCTCCGCGTGATCAGCGACACCGGCCAGAACCTCCGCCACAACCTCGACGACCCCCAGGGCGCCCCGGCCGCCGGCACCACGGCCGTCGACGGCACCCTCACCAACCCGCCGGTCCCGCCCGCCACGGCCGGGGCCACGGCTCAGGGGGTGACCGGGGCGGCGTACACGAACAACGACCTCGACGCCACCACCGCGACCACCCTCTTCGACCTCGACACCACGCAGGACCAGGTCTCCGTCCAGTCCCCGGCCAACGCGGGCAACCTCGCCCCCACGGGAAAGCTCGGCGTCGACGCGCCGCCGCGCTCCGGGTTCGACATCTACAGCTCGGCGAGGAGCGGGGTGAACGCCGGGTACGCGGTGACGGGGACGCGAGTGTTCAGCATCAACCTGCTGACAGGAAAGGCGAGTTCGACGGGGAGCTTCGGGAAGGGGCGGCAGGTGGTGGACCTGGCGATACCGCTGCGACAGGGCTGA